The Xiphophorus hellerii strain 12219 chromosome 22, Xiphophorus_hellerii-4.1, whole genome shotgun sequence genome has a window encoding:
- the LOC116713341 gene encoding LOW QUALITY PROTEIN: isoaspartyl peptidase/L-asparaginase-like (The sequence of the model RefSeq protein was modified relative to this genomic sequence to represent the inferred CDS: inserted 2 bases in 1 codon) — translation MQRAFILNGSLWSSGCTAXLAASFPSSHGDILGTAMLPVVVVHGGAGHIPKERSDLSTSGVCSAVRSAYALLQGGGSSMDAVVEAVLLLENNPSFNAGCGSVLNMKGEVEMDALVMDGKTLSSGAVSAVRNIANPIQLARLVMDKTSHACLTAEGASQFARSMGVPEVPQESLITEYSRMRWKKNLAPDANPVECQMGKMGTVGAVAVDTDGNVACATSTGGMLNKMEGRVGDTPCIGSGGYADNMSGAVSTTGHGEAIMKVTLARHILFHMEQGQSAEAASDLGLAHMKSRVGGLGGVVTVDPQGNWAARFSSRQMAWAAAQKDTLHYGLYTGEHFTQIIEDHRA, via the exons ATGCaaagggcttttattttgaacgGCTCGTTGTGGAGTTCCGGATGTACTgc gctagctgctagctttCCTTCTAGTCACGGGGATATTCTG GGGACTGCCATGTTGCCAGTCGTGGTGGTCCATGGGGGGGCGGGTCACATCCCCAAAGAGCGCTCAGACCTGTCCACCTCAGGAGTGTGCTCTGCAGTGAGGTCAGCGTATGCACTCCTGCAGGGAGGGGGCAGCAGTATGGATGCTGTGGTGGAGGCTGTTCTGCTACTGGAGAATAATCCATCTTTCAATGCAG gatGTGGCTCAGTACTGAATATGAAGGGGGAGGTGGAGATGGATGCCCTCGTGATGGACGGGAAAACTCTGAGCAGCGGCGCCGTGTCTGCCGTCCGCAACATAGCTAACCCAATCCAGCTGGCCAGACTTGTCATGGACAAG ACCAGCCATGCCTGTCTGACGGCGGAGGGTGCCAGTCAGTTTGCTCGCTCTATGGGCGTTCCCGAAGTTCCTCAGGAGTCCCTCATCACAGAGTATTCCCGCATGcgctggaaaaaaaacctggcCCCAGATGCCAACCCTGTGGAGTGCCAAAT GGGGAAGATGGGGACGGTTGGAGCGGTGGCAGTCGACACCGACGGCAACGTAGCGTGTGCGACTTCCACCGGAGGAATGCTGAACAAGATGGAAGGCCGAGTGGGCGACACCCCGTGCATCG GCAGTGGAGGCTATGCTGACAATATGTCAGGAGCCGTATCGACTACGGGCCACGGAGAGGCCATCATGAAGGTCACGCTGGCGAGACACATCCTGTTCCACATGGAGCAAG GCCAGTCAGCTGAGGCTGCCAGTGATCTGGGTCTGGCCCATATGAAGTCCAGAGTCGGGGGACTTGGAGGGGTCGTGACCGTGGACCCGCAGGGCAATTGGGCCGCTCGTTTCTCCAGCCGCCAAATGGCGTGGGCCGCGGCGCAGAAAGACACGCTGCACTACGGTCTGTACACGGGAGAACACTTCACCCAAATCATCGAGGATCATCGAGCCTGA